The proteins below come from a single Balaenoptera musculus isolate JJ_BM4_2016_0621 chromosome 1, mBalMus1.pri.v3, whole genome shotgun sequence genomic window:
- the LOC118901837 gene encoding guanylate-binding protein 4-like, which translates to MESGSTIMDPICLVENQNNQLTVNPKALKILDQISQPVVVVAVAGLYRTGKSFLMNRLAGQNHGFHLGSTVRSETKGIWMWCVPHPSKESHTLVLLDTEGLGDVEKGDSKNDSWIFALAVLLSSIFVYNSMNTINHQALEQLHYVTELTELIRTTSSASSDEVQDSAEFVSFFPDFVWAVRDFMLELELDGYPITEDEYLENALKLIPGKNPKIRNSNMPRECIRKFFPKRKCFVFDRPTSDKKLLLHIEEVPDNQLDENFQKQSKNFCSYIFTHAKSKTLRGGITVTGGRLGTLVVAYIDAINSGGVPCLENAVITLAERENSAAVQKAADHYSEQMAQRLRLPTDTLQELLEVHAACEMEAIAIFLGRSFKDDKQTFQKKLVDIMEKKKDVFMIQNEEASVKYCQAELKKLSESLMKSISGGTFFVPGGHSLYLEARSKFEQDYKLVPRKGVKANEVFQSFLQSQAGLEEAILQADKALTDGDKAMAVECAKKHAAEREQQLLREKQNEEEQKMAAQERSFKENMTQLEEKMDRERENLLREQEAMLKHKLKMQEELLTEGFKKEAEELNKEIDQLKEDIEMTKNNTSIKISEVLDMASMALVAVLPGGYKVLGMGVKLLSDAMKRAENPY; encoded by the exons ATGGAGTCTGGATCCACCATAATGGACCCCATCTGTCTGGTGGAAAACCAGAACAATCAGCTGACAGTAAATCCAAAAGCACTGAAGATTCTTGACCAGATTTCTCAGCCTGTGGTGGTGGTGGCCGTTGCAGGGCTGTATCGGACGGGAAAATCCTTCCTGATGAACCGCCTGGCAGGGCAGAACCACG GTTTCCATCTGGGCTCCACAGTGAGGTCTGAAACTAAGGGCATCTGGATGTGGTGTGTGCCCCACCCCTCCAAGGAGAGCCACACCCTGGTCCTTCTGGACACCGAGGGCCTGGGTGATGTGGAAAAG GGTGACTCCAAGAATGACTCGTGGATCTTTGCCCTGGCCGTGCTTCTGAGCAGCATCTTTGTCTACAACAGCATGAACACCATCAACCACCAGGCCCTGGAGCAGCTGCA CTACGTGACTGAACTAACAGAGCTAATCAGGACAACATCCTCTGCCAGCTCTGATGAAGTACAGGACTCAGCCGAGTTTGTGAGTTTCTTTCCAGACTTTGTTTGGGCTGTACGGGATTTCATGCTGGAGCTGGAGTTAGATGGATACCCCATCACTGAAGATGAGTATCTGGAGAATGCCTTGAAGTTGATTCCAG GCAAGAATCCCAAAATCCGAAATTCCAACATGCCCAGAGAATGTATCAGGAagttttttccaaaaagaaagtgCTTTGTCTTTGACCGGCCTACAAGTGACAAAAAATTATTACTCCATATTGAGGAAGTGCCAGATAACCAACTGGATGAGAATTTCCAGAAGCAATCAAAAAATTTCTGCTCATATATCTTTACCCATGCAAAGTCCAAGACCCTAAGAGGAGGAATCACTGTCACAGGGGGAA GGCTGGGGACTCTGGTGGTGGCCTACATAGATGCCATCAACAGTGGAGGAGTTCCTTGTTTGGAGAACGCAGTGATAACTCTGGCCGAGCGTGAGAACTCAGCGGCTGTGCAGAAGGCAGCCGACCACTACAGTGAGCAGATGGCCCAGCGACTGAGGCTCCCCACGGACACGCTCCAGGAGCTTCTGGAGGTGCACGCAGCCTGTGAGATGGAAGCCATTGCAATCTTCTTAGGGCGCTCCTTCAAAGATGACAAGCAGACGTTCCAGAAGAAGCTGGTG GACATcatggagaaaaagaaggatgTTTTCATGATCCAAAATGAAGAGGCCTCTGTCAAATATTGTCAGGCTGAGCTTAAGAAGCTTTCAGAATCCTTGATGAAAAGTATTTCAGGAGGAACTTTCTTTGTCCCTGGAGGACACAGTCTCTACTTAGAAGCAAGGAGCAAGTTTGAACAGGACTATAAACTGGTTCCCAGGAAAGGAGTTAAG GCAAATGAGGTCTTCCAGAGCTTCCTGCAGTCCCAGGCAGGATTAGAGGAAGCCATCCTGCAGGCAGACAAAGCCCTCACTGATGGGGACAAGGCCATGGCAG TTGAGTGTGCCAAGAAGCATGCAGCTGAGAGGGAACAGCAGCTGCtaagagagaaacagaatgaagagGAGCAAAAAATGGCGGCACAAGAGAGAAGCTTcaaggaaaatatgacccaactGGAAGAGAAGATGGATAGGGAAAGAGAAAACCTTCTAAGAGAGCAGGAAGCAATGCTGAAGCACAAGCTGAAG ATGCAAGAAGAACTACTTACAGAAGGATTTAAAAAGGAAGCTGAAGAGTTAAATAAAGAGATAGATCAACTAAAAGAAGACATTGAAATGACTAAAAATAATACGTCCATAAAGATTTCAGAGGTCCTTGATATGGCTAGCATGGCATTAGTTGCAGTACTACCTGGGGGGTATAAAGTACTTGGTATGGGAGTGAAACTTCTCAGTGATGCTATGAAAAGGGCTGAGAATCCCTATTAA